One part of the Triplophysa dalaica isolate WHDGS20190420 chromosome 25, ASM1584641v1, whole genome shotgun sequence genome encodes these proteins:
- the lsm10 gene encoding U7 snRNA-associated Sm-like protein LSm10 — protein MEVTHSLRERTIAENSLVVLLQGLNGQVTTVDLRDESTARGRVINVDAFMNIRLEEVVYRDRRGRVSQMDDLFITGRNVRYVHIPDHMNIIETIQTQLTKIHRVRNFGAGGGRKEYSKKK, from the coding sequence ATGGAGGTGACCCATTCGCTCCGTGAGCGCACCATCGCTGAGAACAGTCTGGTGGTCCTTCTGCAGGGTCTGAACGGACAGGTGACCACCGTGGACCTCAGAGACGAGAGCACGGCGAGAGGACGCGTCATCAACGTGGACGCCTTCATGAATATCCGACTGGAAGAGGTTGTGTACAGGGACAGGCGTGGACGCGTGTCCCAAATGGACGATCTGTTCATTACGGGACGAAACGTGCGCTACGTCCACATCCCAGATCATATGAACATCATAGAGACCATACAGACCCAGCTCACCAAAATACACCGCGTGCGCAACTTTGGAGCAGGTGGTGGAAGGAAAGAGTACTCGAAGAAGAAGTAG